One part of the Campylobacteraceae bacterium genome encodes these proteins:
- a CDS encoding uracil-xanthine permease encodes MEKTAYNFRLKDSLLGLQFLFVAFGALVLVPILTGLDPNVALFTAGLGTLIFQVVNRKNVPPIFLASSFAFIAPISYGVQKWGIAGTMSGLVAAGIFYVVLSLLIRLRGSGFIHKLLPAIVVGPVIMSIGLILAPVAVNLAMGKSGDGAFVLVPQDQAMIISMLALFVTIFVSLMAKGVLKLIPILLGILAGYAASLYFGLVDFQTVADAPWFAMPAFVAPEFNLEAIIFILPIAIAPAIEHIGDMLAISNVTKKDYLENPGLKNTLLGDGLATSAASLLGGPPNTTYSEVTGAVTLTKAFNPAIMTWAALAAIVLAFVGKLGGILATIPTPVMGGIMLLLFGMIASIGISTLVKDKPDFSCPRNMAIISIILVFSIGGMNFNFFDIAFSGIGLGAIIGIVLNLVLPQPKPE; translated from the coding sequence ATGGAAAAAACCGCCTACAATTTTAGATTAAAAGACAGCTTATTAGGTTTACAGTTTCTTTTTGTTGCATTTGGAGCGCTTGTATTAGTTCCAATTTTAACGGGACTTGATCCCAATGTTGCACTGTTTACAGCAGGACTTGGAACTTTGATTTTTCAAGTAGTAAATAGAAAAAACGTTCCCCCAATTTTTTTAGCATCTTCTTTTGCTTTTATTGCTCCTATTTCTTATGGAGTACAAAAGTGGGGTATTGCTGGAACAATGTCTGGACTTGTTGCTGCGGGAATATTTTACGTAGTACTTTCATTATTAATCAGATTAAGAGGAAGTGGTTTTATTCATAAATTATTACCTGCTATTGTTGTAGGGCCTGTAATTATGAGTATTGGTCTTATTTTAGCACCCGTAGCTGTTAATTTAGCAATGGGAAAATCAGGAGATGGGGCTTTTGTTTTAGTTCCACAAGATCAAGCTATGATTATTTCAATGTTGGCTTTATTTGTTACTATTTTTGTATCTTTAATGGCAAAAGGTGTACTTAAACTTATTCCAATTTTATTAGGAATTTTAGCTGGATATGCTGCTTCTTTATATTTTGGGTTGGTTGATTTTCAAACAGTAGCTGATGCACCTTGGTTTGCAATGCCTGCTTTTGTAGCACCTGAATTTAATTTAGAAGCTATTATTTTTATCTTACCTATTGCTATTGCACCTGCTATTGAGCATATTGGTGATATGTTGGCTATTTCAAATGTAACCAAAAAAGATTATTTAGAAAATCCAGGTTTAAAAAATACTCTTTTAGGAGATGGATTAGCAACATCAGCTGCTTCTTTATTAGGAGGTCCTCCAAATACTACGTATTCAGAAGTAACAGGAGCAGTTACACTAACAAAAGCGTTTAACCCAGCCATTATGACTTGGGCAGCACTAGCAGCTATTGTACTTGCATTTGTTGGTAAATTAGGAGGAATTTTAGCTACTATTCCAACACCAGTAATGGGTGGAATTATGCTTTTATTATTTGGTATGATTGCTAGTATTGGAATCTCTACTTTAGTGAAAGACAAACCTGATTTTTCTTGCCCAAGAAACATGGCGATTATCTCAATTATCCTAGTATTTTCAATTGGAGGAATGAATTTTAATTTCTTTGATATTGCATTTTCAGGAATTGGATTAGGTGCTATTATTGGTATCGTTCTAAACTTGGTTTTACCACAGCCAAAACCAGAATAA
- the upp gene encoding uracil phosphoribosyltransferase codes for MYQESTNVVVKHLVNRLRDVRTASNEFRMTIEEISRIIAAEALCDFETVSQNINTWQGSLDVQMIEVQKLVLVPILRAGEPMLTGILKTLPYARSGFLAMKRDEETSLSKLFYENIPNLEGRTVLLLDPMVATGGSLIDGIDFLKGKNPKRIISLNVLGSPEGIKKVQEAHPDVDIYIAQIDERLDENNYIRPGLGDAGDRAFNTND; via the coding sequence ATGTATCAAGAGAGTACCAACGTTGTTGTAAAACACTTAGTTAACCGTTTAAGAGATGTAAGAACTGCTTCTAATGAATTCAGAATGACTATTGAAGAGATATCAAGAATAATTGCAGCAGAAGCATTATGTGACTTTGAAACAGTAAGTCAAAATATCAATACTTGGCAAGGTTCATTAGATGTACAAATGATTGAAGTACAAAAGCTGGTTTTAGTTCCTATTTTAAGAGCTGGGGAACCTATGTTAACTGGTATTTTAAAAACACTTCCTTATGCAAGAAGTGGATTTTTAGCGATGAAAAGAGATGAAGAAACGTCTTTATCAAAACTTTTTTATGAAAACATTCCAAACCTAGAAGGAAGAACTGTTTTATTACTTGACCCAATGGTTGCAACTGGGGGTTCTTTAATAGATGGAATTGATTTTTTAAAAGGGAAAAATCCAAAAAGAATTATTTCATTAAATGTTCTTGGTTCTCCTGAAGGCATCAAAAAAGTGCAAGAAGCACATCCTGATGTAGATATTTATATTGCACAAATTGATGAGCGTTTAGATGAAAATAACTATATCAGACCTGGTCTTGGGGATGCAGGGGATAGAGCGTTTAATACGAACGACTAA
- the hemN gene encoding oxygen-independent coproporphyrinogen III oxidase, with amino-acid sequence MQKQLIQKYNIPGPRYTSYPTVPFWDKEGISIQDWTSSFQKSFIKSNEKEGISLYIHLPFCESLCTFCACHKIITKKHEKEEDYIQTLLKEWALYVALFPQKAIIKELHLGGGTPTFFSSKNLKILIDGILELSCKHENHEFSFEGHPGNTTKEQLQTLFDLGFSRVSFGVQDYNEKVQKAIHRNQSFKQVEQVTLWAREIGYKSISHDLIFGLPFQTKENVIHTINKTKELQPDRISFYSYAHVPWIKGLGQRGYDEKDLPKDEIKRELYEIGKELFAQMGYNEIGMDHFSLKTDSLYKATQENTLHRNFMGYTANKTLLMVGLGMSSISDSWYGFAQNAKDIKEYTSLVNDGILPIFKGHLLSKEDLSIRQHILNIMCSFKTTWNNEESYIKSLAESLALLEEMQNDGLVDINEDGLSIPSNARPFIRNICMAFDKHLIHAKPQTKLFSMTI; translated from the coding sequence ATGCAAAAACAACTCATTCAAAAATATAATATCCCAGGCCCTAGATATACCAGTTACCCTACTGTTCCTTTTTGGGATAAAGAAGGTATTTCTATACAAGATTGGACCAGTTCTTTTCAAAAATCTTTTATAAAAAGCAATGAAAAAGAAGGAATTTCTTTATACATTCACCTGCCCTTTTGTGAGAGTTTATGTACTTTTTGTGCCTGTCATAAAATCATTACTAAAAAACACGAAAAAGAAGAAGACTATATTCAGACACTTCTAAAAGAATGGGCTTTGTATGTTGCTTTATTTCCCCAAAAAGCCATTATTAAAGAGCTGCATTTAGGTGGAGGAACGCCTACTTTTTTTTCTTCAAAAAATTTAAAGATATTAATTGATGGTATTTTAGAACTTTCCTGTAAACATGAAAATCATGAATTTTCTTTTGAAGGACATCCAGGGAATACCACAAAAGAACAATTACAAACGCTTTTTGATTTGGGTTTCTCAAGAGTTAGTTTTGGGGTTCAAGATTATAATGAAAAAGTACAAAAAGCTATTCATAGAAATCAAAGTTTTAAACAAGTAGAACAAGTTACGCTTTGGGCAAGAGAAATTGGTTATAAATCTATTAGCCATGATTTGATTTTTGGTTTACCTTTTCAAACAAAAGAAAATGTGATTCATACTATAAATAAAACAAAAGAATTACAACCTGATCGAATTTCATTTTATTCTTATGCCCATGTACCTTGGATTAAAGGTCTTGGTCAACGTGGTTATGATGAAAAAGATTTACCAAAAGATGAAATAAAAAGAGAACTTTATGAAATAGGAAAAGAACTTTTTGCGCAAATGGGATACAACGAAATTGGAATGGATCATTTTTCTTTAAAAACAGACTCTTTATATAAAGCAACACAAGAAAATACTCTACACCGTAACTTTATGGGATATACGGCTAATAAAACACTTTTAATGGTGGGCTTAGGTATGTCTTCTATTAGTGATTCTTGGTATGGTTTTGCACAAAATGCAAAAGATATAAAAGAGTATACATCTTTAGTTAATGATGGTATTTTACCTATTTTTAAAGGGCATTTATTAAGTAAAGAAGATTTATCCATTAGGCAACATATTTTAAATATTATGTGCAGTTTTAAAACCACTTGGAACAATGAAGAAAGTTATATAAAAAGTTTGGCAGAATCCTTAGCTTTATTGGAGGAAATGCAAAATGATGGTCTTGTAGATATAAATGAAGATGGTTTAAGTATTCCTTCTAATGCAAGACCTTTTATAAGAAATATTTGTATGGCTTTTGATAAACATCTAATACATGCTAAACCACAAACAAAACTTTTTTCAATGACTATTTAA
- a CDS encoding ion transporter: protein MSPLNRIIKIRDSRAFSNLTTIIILLYACVLGFKTLGDVESSYSLFLVFADYFVTIYFVLELAIKMVSEKKFSNFFKSGWNLFDFTIVFITLLPLQGSDFAAIARLMRVFRVLRVFTSRPELKKIIDMLIKAIPSIIDIVILMFIIFYIYAIIGNFYFEALPSGLWSDFLVSMLTLFRVLTFEDWTDVMYEAMEVHPWAWIYFVSFIIIAAFVFFNLFVAVIIGEMQKLQDAELKEELHEDSKKLDILITEMQALRQEIKELKENK, encoded by the coding sequence TTGAGCCCATTAAATAGAATAATTAAAATTAGGGACTCAAGGGCCTTTTCTAATCTAACAACCATTATCATTCTATTATATGCTTGTGTTCTTGGTTTTAAAACCCTTGGTGATGTTGAGAGCTCTTATTCATTATTCTTAGTGTTTGCAGATTATTTTGTTACTATTTATTTTGTTTTAGAATTGGCAATTAAGATGGTATCTGAAAAGAAGTTCTCAAACTTTTTTAAATCAGGTTGGAATCTATTTGATTTTACTATTGTTTTTATAACCTTATTACCACTTCAAGGTTCTGATTTTGCAGCAATTGCAAGATTAATGAGGGTCTTTAGAGTATTAAGAGTATTTACCTCACGTCCAGAACTTAAAAAAATAATTGATATGTTAATTAAAGCAATTCCTTCTATTATTGATATTGTTATTTTAATGTTTATCATATTTTATATTTATGCCATTATTGGAAATTTCTATTTTGAAGCTTTGCCTTCTGGTTTATGGAGTGATTTTTTAGTATCTATGCTAACGCTGTTTAGAGTACTTACTTTTGAAGACTGGACAGATGTAATGTATGAAGCTATGGAAGTACATCCTTGGGCTTGGATTTATTTTGTTTCTTTTATTATAATTGCTGCTTTTGTATTTTTTAATCTTTTTGTTGCTGTTATTATTGGCGAAATGCAGAAACTCCAAGATGCAGAATTAAAAGAAGAACTTCATGAAGATTCAAAAAAACTGGATATTTTAATTACAGAAATGCAGGCATTGAGGCAAGAAATAAAAGAACTAAAAGAGAATAAGTGA
- a CDS encoding DUF423 domain-containing protein produces MMAINIILGAFGAHAVKDILNEYYLAIYHTAVSYTFYNILGLFALAFISILLPNSKKIKISAYFIFIGTLVFAASLYALVFLEKAILGAITPIGGALMIIGWFILFYAILKDLKLEPIK; encoded by the coding sequence ATGATGGCAATAAATATTATTCTAGGTGCTTTTGGTGCACATGCGGTAAAAGATATTTTAAATGAATATTATTTAGCTATTTATCATACTGCTGTATCGTATACTTTTTATAATATATTGGGTTTATTTGCTCTAGCGTTTATCTCAATTCTACTTCCTAATTCTAAAAAAATCAAAATAAGTGCGTATTTTATTTTTATTGGAACCCTTGTTTTTGCTGCTTCTTTATATGCTTTGGTTTTTTTAGAAAAAGCAATTTTAGGTGCAATTACTCCTATTGGAGGAGCTTTAATGATTATTGGTTGGTTTATTTTATTTTATGCCATTTTAAAGGACTTAAAACTTGAGCCCATTAAATAG